A stretch of the Opisthocomus hoazin isolate bOpiHoa1 chromosome 2, bOpiHoa1.hap1, whole genome shotgun sequence genome encodes the following:
- the LOC142364597 gene encoding LOW QUALITY PROTEIN: apolipoprotein B-100-like (The sequence of the model RefSeq protein was modified relative to this genomic sequence to represent the inferred CDS: inserted 1 base in 1 codon) yields the protein MADLVACYSELTALVEKGRATDVIYLDLYGAFGTVLYNIVVFKVERRGFDRWTAWWIRHWLDGYIQRVAVDGSMSGWRPETSGVTQRSVLGPVLFNILLNNVVGNMDSVIECSLNKLADDTKLSGAVDTLEGRDAFQWDLNRLETSACVKQHEATLTFRYNRDRKTLTSDVHIPDVDVEFGTNFRITGESISGKKAYTFVLDFNKKKISEVTFTGQIRYAGIEEAMLRGTISIPPLQTELRTEAKVNYSPTEGYLQLSSAATTHGNSISERLLVRYDSEKVELEWRSGASAAVKKMSSGFAVDFSDYSKPLEKHANELLDQKVAHTNMTLRHIVSQFIVATNAWLQKASRDVPYAQILQDKLSGLQELNIQKINLPVITIPEELFLKSEDRTRYSLNKNSFLINIPLPFGGRSSHDRRVPQTVKTPPLVMESMGISVPSQEHRIPTFTVPESYPLHVPLLDTLEVAANVYSNYYNWTAAYTLANSTTEKASSIRTTYTTKADSIFELLSYSVKGSGEASYSRNGFTCAYENHLKHRLLTSNFKLARTKSYDSSPVANYTVSLMASSTLGPQLSFSGDIVSEKTNNVTINNVKMEGQLEVASVFARSIDTLSSSYNEKRRVLEGKSNLKLDSSYLQATNQVSGRYSDDLFSITFRGHMHKLMVNYEIDKQLYFLMDRVIDLLNQYRIKETVQKLTIYLKNIDVKSCFDKAVAFIDDAVKKVQTFDYEIMIKEVNKFLDMVIKKLKSFDYSQFVDDTNNKIREMTQKINEELRNLELPQKSEALKQYLRDFRAVISKYMEQLRDTKLAAIVNWFKELINSTTFANLKAKVNEHLEDLRERISEMDISQEFQWYLQKISQFYNSVVIHISEQWNIAFKKIVALAEEYDLKNWAENLNQFVETGFKVPEIRTVIVTIPALEVSLRSLREATFRTPDFIVPLTDLHIPSYEINIKRLKDMKIPVKFTTPEFTVLNTFKVPSCTIDLNEIKLQIMRTIDKLTSGEFQLPAIDLYCKDLKMRDVPFSNISFPEIQMPQFQIPEFLVPKLNLNELQIPNMKIPEFQLPRIPHTVTVPMFGKLSRAFKVISPFFTLSTQAEVHNTTTSVNSPEFVTSLSAQTTSKLDFLVFSVIADSCLLAPEMKQLNLKNSMKVNHRFLQVDHTNEVIFLGTSVEGEAETRANLYTTKNSIELQNNLMVKLQRKISIWSGTAYSHRLNIPQADFFSQADLVNNVTTEVNAGLISLTCTGKGNWKWASPSFSDEGTHDSLVIFRFDGLIITFSANSRRNDKYLKVSQAMRCERAFPSYTTLQIQSEIESQRVGRSVLNIKGTAQLGGMKVELTGSHNAQLNGRITGTVNNEVDEDIKVQTQQLYKDAMASDYAQKLRSLAEDVKKYISQFKDFSQKTFQDLSEKLRQLLLYVKALWEEYFDLTTLGCSVKYYEVEDKILGWLKNLIDALVDWHNKYIGDLADSVTRLTDHARELVENYSQEYDDLITDVEGKGKQKVMELSSAAQEKIRYWSAAAKRKINEYNKQVKEKLQEIYGQLSHSQEKLISEAKRLIDLTIENCTAFLQYISELLRWFEQTAETIKPYITVRQGELRTDVPKLFDWQSFYQMPQKSREALGKKVEPTRXAQGIEQGSRKWEEMQRFIDEQLATEQLSLQQIMENIQQRMKT from the exons GTGTAAAGCAGCATGAGGCCACATTGACCTTCAGGtacaacagagacagaaagactttgACCAGTGATGTCCACATTCCAGATGTTGATGTTGAATTTGGTACAAACTTCAGAATTACTGGTGAATCCATTTCTGGGAAGAAAGCATATACCTTTGTCTTAGACTTTAACAAGAAGAAGATTTCTGAAGTTACTTTTACTGGCCAGATCAG ATACGCTGGAATAGAAGAGGCAATGTTAAGGGGCACCATTTCTATTCCTCCCCTGCAAACTGAACTTAGAACTGAAGCAAAGGTTAATTATTCACCAACTGAAGGATATcttcagctgagctcagctgcaaCAACTCATGGAAACTCAATTTCAGAAAGACTTCTTGTCAGATATG ATTCTGAGAAAGTTGAGCTAGAGTGGCGTTCAGgtgccagtgctgctgtgaaaaaaatgtcttctggCTTTGCAGTTGACTTTTCAGACTACTCAAAACCTTTAGAGAAGCATGCCAATGAACTGCTGGATCAGAAGGTGGCTCATACTAATATGACACTGCGACATATTGTGTCACAATTTATTGTG GCAACCAACGCCTGGCTGCAAAAGGCATCAAGAGATGTCCCCTATGCCCAGATTCTGCAAGACAAACTAAGTGGACTGCAGGAACTGAACATTCAGAAAATTAACCTGCCTGTTATCACCATTCCTGAAGAACTCTTCCTGAAAAG TGAAGACCGGACCAGATACAgcttaaataaaaacagttttctaaTTAATATCCCATTGCCATTCGGTGGAAGATCATCCCATGACAGAAGGGTGCCACAGACTGTTAAAACACCTCCTCTGGTAATGGAGTCAATGGGAATAAGTGTGCCATCTCAGGAACACAGAATCCCAACATTTACTGTTCCAGAATCCTATCCTCTACATGTGCCTTTACTTGACACTTTAGAGGTCGCTGCTAATGTGTACAGCAACTACTACAACTGGACCGCAGCGTACACTTTGGCTAATAGCACCACAGAGAAGGCATCCAGCATAAGAACTACTTATACCACGAAAGCTGATTCGATTTTTGAGCTACTTTCCTACAGTGTGAAAG gtTCTGGAGAAGCATCATACAGTAGAAATGGATTCACCTGTGCATATGAAAATCACCTGAAGCACAGACTCTTAACATCAAATTTTAAGTTGGCCAGGACAAAGAGTTATGATTCTAGTCCAGTTGCAAACTACACCGTGTCACTGATGGCATCCAGTACTCTGGGTCCTCAGCTTTCATTTTCCGGTGatattgtttctgaaaagacAAATAATGTAACTATCAATAACGTCAAGATGGAAGGACAGCTGGAAGTGGCTTCTGTCTTTGCAAGAAGCATTGACACTCTGTCAAGCTCGTACAATGAAAAGAGACGAGTTTTAGAAGGAAAATCAAATCTGAAGTTGGATTCTTCTTACCTACAGGCTACCAATCAGGTATCTGGCAGATACAGTGATGATTTGTTTTCCATTACTTTCCGAGGTCATATGCACAAATTGATGGTAAATTATGAAATTGATAAGCAGTTATATTTTTTAATGGACAGAGTGATAGACCTGCTTAACCAGTACAGAATAAAAGAAACTGTACAGAAACTGACCATCTACCTGAAAAATATTGATGTGAAGTCATGCTTTGataaagctgttgcttttattgATGATGCTGTCAAGAAAGTGCAAACCTTTGATTATGAAATTATGATAAAGGAAGTCAACAAGTTCCTTGACATGGTTATTAAAAAGCTCAAGTCTTTTGACTATAGccagtttgttgatgacacaaatAACAAAATCCGAGAAATGACCCAGAAAATAAATGAGGAACTCAGAAATCTAGAACTTCCACAGAAATCAGAAGCACTGAAACAGTATCTGAGAGATTTTAGAGCCGTTATTTCAAAGTACATGGAACAACTAAGGGACACCAAGCTTGCTGCAATAGTTAACTGGTTCAAGGAGCTCATAAACTCAACAACATTTGCTAATTTGAAAGCCAAGGTAAATGAACATCTGGAAGACCTGCGAGAGAGGATTTCTGAAATGGATATTTCCCAAGAATTCCAGTGGTATCTTCAGAAGATAAGCCAATTCTACAATTCTGTTGTAATACACATTTCTGAACAGTGGAACATAGCTTTTAAGAAAATTGTTGCTTTGGCTGAAGAGTATGATCTGAAAAATTGGGCTGAAAATTTAAACCAGTTTGTTGAAACAGGATTTAAAGTCCCTGAAATCAGAACTGTTATAGTCACTATACCTGCCTTGGAGGTTAGTCTCCGAAGTCTTCGGGAAGCAACATTTAGAACACCAGACTTCATTGTTCCACTGACTGATCTGCATATCCCCTCCTATGAGATAAATATTAAGAGACTAAAGGACATGAAAATCCCAGTGAAATTTACTACCCCAGAATTTACCGTTCTAAATACCTTTAAAGTTCCTTCCTGCACAATTGACTTGAATGAGATTAAACTTCAGATTATGAGAACAATAGACAAACTCACGTCTGGTGAATTTCAGTTGCCAGCAATTGATTTATATTGTAAAGATCTGAAGATGAGAGATGTGCctttttctaacatttctttcCCAGAAATACAAATGCCTCAGTTTCAAATACCAGAATTCTTGGTTCCAAAGCTAAATCTAAATGAGCTCCAGATTCCTAACATGAAGATACCAGAGTTCCAGCTTCCACGTATCCCACATACTGTGACTGTCCCTATGTTTGGCAAATTGTCTCGTGCTTTCAAAGTCATCTCTCCATTCTTTACGCTGTCTACACAAGCTGAGGTTCATAATACTACAACATCTGTAAACAGTCCAGAATTTGTGACGTCCCTTTCAGCTCAAACAACATCCAAATTAGACTTCCTAGTTTTTAGTGTTATTGCAGATTCATGTCTCTTGGCCCCTGAGATGAAGCAGCTGAACCTTAAAAATTCCATGAAGGTCAACCACAGGTTCCTTCAAGTTGATCACACCAATGAAGTGATATTTTTAGGGACTTCGGTAGAAGGTGAAGCTGAAACTAGAGCAAACTTATATACAACGAAAAATTCAATAGAACTACAGAATAATTTAATGGTCaagctgcaaagaaaaatttcGATATGGAGTGGAACGGCATATTCCCACAGACTGAATATTCCACAagctgatttcttcagccaggcTGATCTAGTCAATAATGTGACAACAGAAGTAAATGCAGGACTCATATCACTTACATGCACTGGTAAAGGAAACTGGAAATGGGCTTCTCCTAGTTTCTCCGATGAAGGCACTCATGATTCTCTCGTCATTTTCAGGTTTGATGGTCTCATTATTACATTTTCtgccaacagcagaagaaatgatAAGTACCTGAAAGTCAGCCAAGCTATGAGATGTGAACGTGCTTTCCCAAGTTACACAACACTTCAGATTCAGTCTGAAATTGAGTCTCAGCGTGTGGGACGTAGTGTTCTCAATATAAAAGGCACAGCACAGCTTGGAGGAATGAAAGTAGAATTAACAGGCTCTCATAATGCTCAGCTCAATGGGCGGATTACTGGAACTGTAAATAATGAGGTTGATGAAGACATCAAAGTCCAAACACAACAGCTGTACAAAGATGCAATGGCTTCAGACTATGCACAGAAACTGAGATCCTTGGCAGAAgatgttaaaaaatacatttctcagttTAAAGATTTTAGTCAGAAGAcgttccaggacctctcagaaaaGCTGCGCCAGCTGCTCCTCTATGTAAAGGCATTGTGGGAGGAATATTTTGATCTAACTACACTTGGATGTTCGGTGAAATACTACGAGGTGGAAGACAAGATACTAGGATGGCTGAAGAATCTAATAGATGCACTAGTGGATTGGCACAACAAGTATATTGGAGATCTTGCTGACTCAGTTACACGCCTAACAGACCACGCAAGAGAGCTGGTGGAAAACTACAGCCAGGAATACGATGACCTTATAACTGatgttgaaggaaaaggaaaacagaaggtcATGGAGCTCTCATCTGCTGCTCAGGAAAAAATCCGATATTGGTCTGCAGCTGCTAAGAGGAAAATCAATGAATATAACAAGCAAGTCAAAGAAAAACTCCAGGAGATCTATGGGCAGCTTagtcattcccaagaaaagctAATCAGTGAGGCCAAAAGGTTAATTGATCTAACTATAGAAAATTGCACTGCATTCCTGCAGTATATCTCAGAGCTTCTTCGTTGGTTTGAGCAAACAGCTGAGACCATAAAGCCATATATAACTGTTCGTCAAGGAGAGCTGAGAACAGATGTGCCCAAGCTGTTTGACTGGCAGTCCTTTTACCAAATGCCCCAAAAAAGCAGAGAAGCCCTCGGAAAAAAAGTGGAACCAACAC ATGCTCAAGGCATTGAGCAAGGCTCGAGGAAGTGGGAAGAAATGCAAAGATTCATTGACGAACAACTTGCCACTGAGCAACTGAGCCTTCAGCAGATTATGGAAAATATACAGCAGCGCATGAAGACCTGA